One window of the Pseudomonas sp. S04 genome contains the following:
- the gpmI gene encoding 2,3-bisphosphoglycerate-independent phosphoglycerate mutase, translating into MTTTPKPLVLMILDGFGHSESEESNAVFAARKPVLDRLCATVPNGLISGSGMDVGLPDGQMGNSEVGHMNLGAGRVVYQDFTRVTKAIRDGEFFDNPTICAAVDKAVAAGKAVHFMGLLSDGGVHSHQDHLIAMAELAFKRGAEKIYLHAFLDGRDTPPKSAQSSIELLDEAFKTLGKGRIASLIGRYFAMDRDNRWDRVSQAYNLIVDGNGEFNAATAQEGLQAAYERGESDEFVKATTIGEPVKVEDGDAVVFMNFRADRARELSRVFVEDNFSEFERARQPKLAGFVMLTQYAASIPAPSAFAPGSLENVLGDYLAKNGKTQLRIAETEKYAHVTFFFSGGREEPFPGEERILIPSPKVATYDLQPEMSAPEVTDRIVEAIENQRYDVIVVNYANGDMVGHSGVFAAAVKAVECLDLCVGRIVEALEKVGGEALITADHGNVEQMADESTGQAHTAHTTEPVPFIYFGKRDLKVREGGVLADVAPTMLKLLGLEQPAEMTGTSILV; encoded by the coding sequence ATGACTACCACGCCTAAACCTTTGGTCCTGATGATTCTCGACGGCTTCGGTCACAGTGAGAGCGAAGAATCCAACGCCGTGTTCGCGGCCCGCAAGCCTGTCCTCGACCGGTTGTGCGCCACCGTACCGAACGGCCTGATCTCGGGTTCAGGCATGGACGTCGGCCTGCCGGACGGCCAGATGGGCAACTCGGAAGTCGGCCACATGAACCTCGGCGCCGGCCGCGTGGTGTATCAGGACTTCACCCGCGTGACCAAAGCGATCCGCGACGGCGAGTTCTTCGACAACCCGACCATCTGCGCCGCCGTGGACAAGGCCGTCGCCGCCGGCAAGGCCGTGCACTTCATGGGCCTGCTGTCCGATGGTGGCGTGCACAGCCACCAGGATCACCTGATCGCCATGGCCGAACTGGCCTTCAAGCGCGGTGCCGAGAAGATCTACCTGCACGCTTTCCTCGATGGCCGCGACACGCCGCCGAAAAGTGCCCAGTCGTCGATCGAACTGCTGGATGAAGCCTTCAAGACCCTGGGCAAAGGCCGGATCGCCAGCCTCATCGGCCGTTACTTCGCCATGGACCGCGACAACCGCTGGGATCGCGTCTCCCAGGCTTACAACCTGATCGTGGACGGCAACGGCGAATTCAACGCCGCGACCGCCCAGGAAGGCCTGCAAGCCGCCTACGAGCGTGGCGAGAGCGACGAATTCGTCAAGGCCACCACCATCGGTGAGCCGGTCAAGGTCGAAGACGGCGACGCCGTGGTGTTCATGAACTTTCGCGCCGACCGTGCGCGCGAGCTGAGCCGGGTGTTCGTCGAGGACAATTTCAGCGAGTTCGAACGTGCCCGCCAGCCGAAACTGGCCGGTTTTGTCATGCTCACCCAATACGCCGCCAGCATCCCTGCCCCGTCGGCCTTTGCCCCGGGCAGCCTGGAAAACGTACTGGGCGACTACCTGGCGAAAAACGGCAAGACCCAACTGCGGATCGCCGAAACCGAAAAATACGCCCACGTGACCTTCTTCTTCTCCGGCGGCCGCGAAGAACCGTTCCCGGGTGAAGAACGCATCCTGATCCCTTCGCCAAAAGTCGCCACCTACGACCTGCAGCCAGAGATGAGCGCGCCGGAGGTCACCGACCGCATCGTCGAGGCCATCGAGAACCAGCGTTACGACGTGATCGTGGTCAACTACGCCAACGGCGACATGGTCGGCCACAGCGGCGTGTTTGCTGCTGCAGTGAAAGCGGTCGAGTGCCTGGACCTGTGCGTCGGCCGGATTGTCGAAGCCCTGGAAAAAGTCGGTGGCGAGGCGCTGATCACCGCCGACCACGGCAACGTCGAGCAGATGGCCGACGAATCCACCGGCCAGGCCCACACCGCCCACACCACCGAGCCGGTACCGTTCATCTACTTCGGTAAGCGCGACCTCAAGGTCCGCGAAGGCGGGGTCCTGGCCGACGTAGCACCGACCATGCTCAAGCTGCTGGGGCTTGAGCAACCGGCCGAAATGACCGGCACCTCGATCCTGGTGTAA
- a CDS encoding DUF2164 domain-containing protein, whose amino-acid sequence MAVKKKPPILTLTPEQENEANHKIKRFMEDRFELDLGSFEAGEILELFTREIAPHYYNRAIFDVQTHLKERFESIESDLWALEKN is encoded by the coding sequence ATGGCCGTGAAGAAGAAGCCGCCGATCCTGACCCTCACTCCTGAACAGGAGAACGAGGCCAATCACAAGATCAAGCGCTTCATGGAGGACCGCTTCGAACTGGACCTGGGTTCGTTCGAAGCGGGCGAAATCCTTGAGCTGTTTACCCGCGAAATTGCTCCGCACTATTACAACAGGGCGATTTTCGATGTGCAGACACACCTCAAAGAGAGGTTTGAAAGCATCGAAAGCGACCTGTGGGCGCTCGAGAAAAACTGA
- the hisA gene encoding 1-(5-phosphoribosyl)-5-[(5-phosphoribosylamino)methylideneamino]imidazole-4-carboxamide isomerase: MLIIPAIDLKDGACVRLRQGRMEDSTVFSDDPVSMAAKWVEGGCRRLHLVDLNGAFEGQPVNGEVVTAIAKRYPNLPIQIGGGIRSLETIEHYVKAGVSYVIIGTKAVKDPAFVAEACRAFAGKVIVGLDAKDGFVATDGWAEISTVNVIDLAKQFESDGVSAIVYTDIAKDGMMQGCNVSYTAALAAATRIPVIASGGIHNLGDIKSLLDARAPGIIGAITGRAIYEGTLDVAEAQAFCDSYQG; the protein is encoded by the coding sequence ATGCTGATTATTCCCGCTATCGATCTCAAGGACGGTGCCTGTGTACGTCTGCGCCAGGGCCGCATGGAAGATTCCACAGTGTTCTCCGATGACCCGGTGAGCATGGCAGCCAAGTGGGTAGAGGGCGGTTGCCGTCGTCTGCATCTGGTCGACCTGAACGGCGCGTTCGAAGGCCAGCCGGTCAACGGCGAAGTAGTGACCGCCATCGCCAAGCGCTACCCGAACCTGCCGATCCAGATCGGCGGTGGCATCCGCTCGCTGGAAACCATCGAGCACTACGTCAAGGCGGGCGTGAGCTACGTGATCATCGGCACCAAGGCAGTCAAAGATCCGGCCTTCGTCGCCGAAGCCTGCCGCGCATTTGCGGGTAAGGTGATTGTTGGCCTGGACGCCAAGGACGGTTTTGTCGCCACTGACGGCTGGGCTGAAATCAGTACCGTGAACGTCATCGACCTGGCCAAGCAATTCGAATCCGATGGCGTGTCTGCCATCGTTTATACCGACATCGCCAAAGACGGCATGATGCAGGGTTGCAACGTGTCGTACACCGCTGCCCTGGCTGCGGCCACCCGGATTCCGGTAATTGCCTCCGGCGGTATCCACAACCTGGGTGACATCAAGTCGCTGCTCGACGCTCGCGCACCGGGCATCATCGGCGCCATCACCGGCCGGGCGATCTACGAAGGCACCCTCGACGTTGCCGAGGCGCAAGCCTTCTGCGACTCGTACCAAGGCTGA
- the hisB gene encoding imidazoleglycerol-phosphate dehydratase HisB codes for MAERMASVERDTLETQIKASINLDGTGKARFNIGVPFLEHMLDQIARHGLIDLDIECKGDLHIDDHHTVEDVGITLGQAFSKAIGDKKGIRRYGHAYVPLDEALSRVVIDFSGRPGLQMHVPYTRATVGGFDVDLFQEFFQGFVNHANVSLHIDNLRGTNTHHQIETVFKAFGRALRMAVELDERMAGQMPSTKGVL; via the coding sequence ATGGCCGAACGTATGGCGTCCGTCGAGCGCGACACTCTGGAAACCCAGATCAAAGCCTCGATCAACCTGGATGGCACCGGAAAGGCCCGATTTAATATCGGTGTACCTTTTCTTGAGCACATGCTGGACCAGATCGCCCGACACGGGCTGATCGACCTGGATATCGAGTGCAAGGGCGACCTGCATATCGACGACCACCACACCGTGGAAGACGTCGGTATCACCTTGGGGCAAGCCTTCAGCAAAGCCATCGGCGACAAGAAAGGCATCCGTCGCTACGGCCACGCCTATGTGCCGCTCGATGAAGCGCTGTCGCGCGTGGTGATCGACTTCTCCGGCCGTCCTGGCTTGCAGATGCATGTTCCCTATACCCGCGCAACCGTGGGTGGTTTTGACGTCGACCTGTTCCAGGAATTTTTCCAGGGTTTCGTCAACCACGCCAACGTCAGCCTGCACATCGACAACCTGCGTGGCACCAACACCCACCACCAGATCGAAACCGTGTTCAAGGCTTTCGGCCGCGCCCTGCGCATGGCCGTCGAGCTCGATGAGCGCATGGCCGGGCAAATGCCTTCGACCAAGGGCGTTCTGTAA
- the hisH gene encoding imidazole glycerol phosphate synthase subunit HisH, with translation MQTVAVIDYGMGNLHSVAKALEHVGAGKVLITSDANVIREADRVVFPGVGAIRDCMAEIRRLGFDSLVREVSQDRPFLGICVGMQALLEHSEENDGVDCIGLFPGAVKFFGKGLHEDGEHLKVPHMGWNEVQQVVDHPLWHNIPDLARFYFVHSYYIAAGNPRQVVGGGHYGVDFAAALAEGSRFAVQFHPEKSHTHGLQLLQNFAAWDGRW, from the coding sequence ATGCAGACGGTCGCGGTTATCGATTACGGCATGGGAAACCTGCACTCGGTGGCCAAGGCCCTCGAACACGTAGGTGCCGGCAAGGTGCTGATCACCAGCGATGCCAATGTGATTCGCGAAGCCGACCGGGTGGTTTTCCCCGGTGTTGGCGCGATTCGCGATTGCATGGCCGAGATCCGTCGCCTGGGCTTCGACTCGCTGGTGCGCGAAGTCAGCCAGGACCGTCCGTTCCTCGGCATTTGTGTCGGCATGCAAGCCCTGCTCGAACACAGTGAAGAGAATGACGGCGTTGACTGCATCGGCCTGTTTCCAGGCGCGGTAAAGTTCTTCGGCAAGGGCCTGCATGAAGACGGCGAACACCTGAAAGTCCCGCACATGGGCTGGAACGAAGTGCAACAGGTGGTGGATCACCCGCTGTGGCACAACATCCCGGACCTGGCGCGCTTCTATTTTGTGCACAGCTACTACATCGCCGCCGGTAACCCGCGGCAGGTGGTCGGCGGCGGTCACTACGGCGTCGACTTCGCCGCTGCGCTGGCCGAAGGCTCGCGTTTCGCGGTGCAGTTCCACCCTGAGAAGAGCCATACCCATGGCCTGCAATTGCTGCAGAACTTCGCGGCGTGGGATGGTCGCTGGTAA
- a CDS encoding Vps62-related protein gives MNPHEDDAAPSRPMESIKVENLLINFTTEFLRIWDNKGSRSKPGGFWRPSPAPDSLPGFFPLGDLAVSGHDNINNRRVVAVVCEGEPPSAGANQGKALSKPDDFEQVWKDTGSGAKTDCSIWRPVPPEGYVALGLVCADGLDKPSVNSVRCVRADLVVAASIDTMIWSDKGSRAKQDFSVWSVLPPVAAAGEIHFAPGTFVGVNSYTKPATHAAAHALRMRISLKAEPSPVPPSLTGYEPPTSSQSATVTQTARLPWFAIKDPNLSAFEQFRTSPYYLLHRKEQYVLIGHGHNTSSSGKTFKWTDEAPTAESLETFSRLTSVEVGVEWSSRLPEFSISLPPTFSVEFSAKLGNSFSPVGTQNSRLIGPLAALVVTIVAKKRVVAVYRTQFDYQLLRSNGTQVASEGSYSDYDKLHLSEYPPEQ, from the coding sequence ATGAACCCACATGAAGATGACGCGGCACCCTCAAGGCCAATGGAATCAATCAAAGTTGAAAACCTGCTGATCAACTTTACGACCGAATTTCTCCGGATCTGGGATAACAAAGGCTCACGCTCGAAACCCGGTGGCTTTTGGCGCCCCAGCCCTGCCCCTGACTCGCTGCCAGGCTTTTTCCCACTCGGTGACCTCGCCGTATCCGGCCACGACAACATCAATAATCGAAGAGTAGTGGCCGTCGTTTGCGAAGGCGAGCCGCCAAGTGCTGGCGCTAACCAGGGCAAGGCACTGAGCAAGCCCGATGATTTTGAACAGGTCTGGAAAGACACGGGCTCAGGCGCCAAAACGGACTGTTCAATATGGCGCCCCGTACCACCTGAGGGCTACGTGGCACTTGGGTTGGTGTGCGCTGACGGTCTCGATAAACCTTCAGTCAACTCCGTGCGTTGCGTGCGGGCAGATCTTGTCGTGGCGGCATCCATCGACACAATGATCTGGAGCGACAAGGGCAGTCGCGCCAAGCAGGACTTCAGCGTGTGGAGTGTCCTGCCACCGGTCGCGGCCGCAGGAGAGATTCATTTTGCGCCAGGCACATTCGTCGGCGTCAACAGCTATACCAAACCAGCAACGCACGCCGCCGCGCATGCACTGCGCATGCGCATTTCGCTCAAAGCCGAACCTTCGCCAGTGCCTCCGTCCCTGACCGGATACGAACCCCCCACCTCAAGCCAATCCGCCACAGTCACCCAGACTGCGCGGCTCCCCTGGTTCGCGATCAAGGATCCCAACCTGAGCGCCTTCGAGCAGTTTCGTACTTCTCCCTACTACCTATTACATAGAAAAGAGCAGTACGTATTGATCGGCCACGGCCATAACACCAGCTCCTCGGGAAAAACCTTCAAATGGACCGATGAGGCACCCACCGCCGAAAGCCTCGAAACCTTCTCTCGACTGACCTCTGTCGAGGTAGGAGTGGAATGGAGCTCCAGGTTGCCGGAATTTTCCATATCGCTGCCACCGACCTTTTCAGTCGAGTTCTCGGCAAAACTGGGCAACAGTTTCTCCCCCGTCGGCACCCAGAACAGCAGGTTGATCGGCCCCCTGGCGGCCCTCGTGGTTACCATCGTTGCGAAGAAGCGCGTCGTCGCGGTTTATCGCACACAGTTTGACTACCAATTGCTACGCAGCAACGGCACACAAGTGGCAAGCGAGGGCAGTTACTCGGACTACGACAAACTGCATTTGAGCGAATATCCGCCGGAACAATAG
- the hisF gene encoding imidazole glycerol phosphate synthase subunit HisF: MALAKRIIPCLDVDNGRVVKGVKFENIRDAGDPVEIARRYDEQGADEITFLDITASVDGRDTTLHTVERMASQVFIPLTVGGGVRTVQDIRNLLNAGADKVSINTAAVFNPEFVGEAAQHFGSQCIVVAIDAKNVSLPGETPRWEIFTHGGRKPTGLDAVEWAKKMEGLGAGEILLTSMDQDGMKNGFDLGVTRAISDALGIPVIASGGVGNLQHLADGILEGHASAVLAASIFHFGEYTVPEAKAYMAARGIVVR, from the coding sequence ATGGCGCTGGCCAAACGTATCATCCCTTGCCTGGACGTGGACAACGGCCGGGTCGTCAAAGGTGTGAAGTTCGAAAACATCCGTGACGCCGGCGACCCGGTGGAAATCGCTCGTCGCTACGACGAGCAGGGTGCCGATGAGATTACCTTTCTCGACATCACCGCCAGCGTCGATGGCCGCGACACTACTTTGCATACCGTCGAGCGCATGGCCAGCCAGGTGTTCATTCCGCTGACCGTGGGCGGTGGTGTACGCACCGTGCAAGACATTCGCAACCTGCTCAATGCCGGTGCGGACAAGGTCTCGATCAACACCGCGGCGGTGTTCAACCCGGAGTTCGTCGGCGAAGCCGCGCAGCATTTCGGCTCGCAGTGCATCGTCGTGGCCATCGACGCGAAGAATGTCTCCCTGCCGGGCGAAACCCCGCGCTGGGAAATCTTCACCCACGGCGGGCGCAAACCCACCGGGCTGGATGCGGTGGAGTGGGCGAAGAAGATGGAAGGCCTGGGGGCCGGGGAAATCCTCCTGACCAGCATGGACCAGGACGGCATGAAAAACGGCTTCGACCTGGGCGTGACCCGCGCCATCAGTGATGCCCTGGGGATCCCGGTGATCGCTTCCGGCGGCGTCGGCAATCTGCAGCACTTGGCTGACGGTATCCTCGAAGGTCACGCCAGTGCAGTGTTGGCGGCCAGTATCTTTCACTTCGGCGAATACACCGTGCCGGAAGCGAAGGCCTACATGGCGGCGCGCGGGATTGTGGTTCGATAA
- a CDS encoding S41 family peptidase has product MLHLSRLTSLALTIALVIGAPLAFAAEPASSTSAATTKAPLPLDELRTFAEVMDRIKAAYVEPVDDKTLLENAIKGMLSNLDPHSAYLGPEDFAELQESTSGEFGGLGIEVGSEDGFIKVVSPIDDTPASKAGIQAGDFIVKINGQPTRGQSMTEAVDKMRGKIGEKITLTLVRDGGSPFDVTLTRATIQVKSVKAQLLESGYGYIRITQFQVKTGEEVSQALAKLRKENGKKLSGIVLDLRNNPGGVLQSAVEVVDHFITKGLIVYTKGRIANSELRFSATGKDESEAVPMVVLINGGSASASEIVAGALQDQKRAVVMGTTSFGKGSVQTVLPLNNDRALKITTALYFTPNGRSIQAQGIVPDIEVRRAKITSEQDSEYFKEADLQGHLGNGNGGADKPSGSGGKAKPMPQDDDYQLAQALSLLKGLSITRGR; this is encoded by the coding sequence ATGCTGCATTTGTCCCGCCTCACTTCGCTGGCCCTGACGATCGCCCTGGTGATCGGTGCGCCCCTGGCGTTTGCCGCTGAACCGGCCTCGTCGACCTCGGCTGCGACCACCAAGGCGCCATTGCCGCTGGATGAGTTGCGTACCTTTGCCGAGGTCATGGACCGGATCAAGGCCGCGTATGTCGAGCCGGTGGACGACAAGACCCTGCTGGAAAACGCCATCAAGGGCATGCTCAGCAACCTCGACCCACACTCCGCCTACCTGGGGCCGGAAGACTTCGCCGAGCTGCAGGAAAGCACCAGCGGTGAGTTTGGCGGCCTGGGCATCGAAGTCGGCTCCGAAGACGGCTTCATCAAGGTGGTGTCGCCGATCGACGACACCCCTGCCTCCAAGGCGGGCATCCAGGCGGGCGACTTCATCGTCAAGATCAACGGCCAGCCTACCCGCGGCCAGAGCATGACCGAAGCCGTGGACAAGATGCGCGGCAAGATCGGCGAGAAAATCACCCTGACTCTGGTCCGCGACGGCGGTTCGCCCTTCGACGTGACGCTGACCCGCGCGACCATCCAGGTCAAGAGCGTGAAGGCGCAGTTGCTGGAGTCGGGCTACGGCTACATCCGCATCACCCAGTTCCAGGTCAAGACCGGCGAAGAGGTCTCCCAGGCCCTGGCCAAGCTGCGCAAGGAAAACGGCAAGAAGCTCAGCGGCATCGTGCTCGACCTGCGCAACAACCCAGGCGGTGTCCTGCAATCGGCGGTGGAAGTGGTCGACCACTTCATCACCAAGGGCCTGATCGTCTACACCAAGGGCCGGATCGCCAACTCCGAACTGCGCTTCTCGGCCACCGGCAAGGACGAAAGCGAAGCAGTGCCGATGGTGGTGCTGATCAACGGCGGCAGCGCCTCGGCCTCGGAAATTGTCGCAGGTGCCCTGCAGGACCAGAAACGTGCAGTCGTGATGGGCACCACCAGTTTCGGCAAGGGCTCGGTGCAAACCGTGCTGCCGCTGAACAACGACCGCGCGCTGAAGATCACCACCGCACTGTACTTCACCCCGAACGGGCGCTCGATCCAGGCCCAGGGCATCGTTCCGGACATCGAAGTGCGTCGGGCCAAGATCACCAGCGAGCAGGACAGCGAGTACTTCAAGGAAGCTGACCTGCAAGGCCACCTGGGCAATGGCAACGGCGGCGCCGACAAGCCAAGCGGCTCCGGCGGCAAGGCCAAGCCGATGCCACAGGACGACGACTACCAACTGGCCCAGGCGTTGAGCCTGCTCAAGGGCCTGAGCATTACCCGCGGCCGCTGA
- a CDS encoding rhodanese-like domain-containing protein, translating into MVAHLIEFATNHYLLVGIFVVLLALLIAYQMQGGGRSLSTGELTSLVNKDAGVVIDIRAAKDFAAGHIVGALNIPHDKLTARVGELEKHKAKTIILVDAMGQTAGTHARELLKAGFTAAKLSGGISSWKGDNLPLVK; encoded by the coding sequence ATGGTTGCTCACCTGATTGAATTTGCCACTAACCACTATCTGCTCGTCGGTATCTTCGTCGTACTGCTGGCGTTGCTGATCGCTTATCAAATGCAGGGCGGCGGTCGCAGCCTGAGCACCGGTGAGCTGACCAGCCTGGTCAACAAGGACGCTGGTGTGGTGATCGACATCCGTGCGGCCAAGGATTTCGCCGCCGGTCACATCGTTGGCGCGCTGAATATTCCACACGACAAACTGACTGCCCGCGTCGGCGAGCTGGAAAAGCACAAGGCCAAGACCATCATCCTGGTCGATGCCATGGGCCAGACAGCCGGTACCCACGCGCGCGAACTGCTCAAGGCCGGCTTCACCGCCGCCAAGCTGTCCGGCGGGATCTCCAGCTGGAAGGGCGATAACCTGCCGCTGGTGAAGTGA
- a CDS encoding murein hydrolase activator EnvC family protein: MLRVLIALALTCLLQPALADERAQTQQQLDATRQDIAELKKLLGKLQEEKSGVQKDLKGTETEMGKLEKQVDALQKELKKSESELQRLDTEKKKLQSARTEQQQLIATQARAAYQNGRQEYLKLLLNQQNPEKFARTLTYYDYLSQARMEQLKNFNETLRQLANVEQDIALQQAQLLVQKSSLDSQRDELDKVRKERQQVLAKLNTDVKDRDQKLQAREQDQADLSKVLKTIEETLARQAREAEEARQKALIAQQEAEKKRLREAQAAADAPTDAPRKITRPTPGALVSSAGETFGGAFSATRGKLPWPVDGRLLARFGESRGDDARTKWDGVMISASAGSQVHAVHGGRVVFADWLRGAGLLVILDHGNGFLSLYGHNQTLLKSAGDVVKAGESISTVGNSGGQDTPALYFAIRQQGHPSDPAQWCRAQG, from the coding sequence ATGCTCCGCGTCCTGATAGCCCTAGCTCTGACCTGCCTGCTCCAACCGGCCTTGGCTGACGAGCGCGCGCAAACCCAACAACAGTTGGACGCCACGCGTCAGGATATTGCCGAGCTGAAAAAGCTGCTGGGCAAGCTGCAGGAAGAAAAGTCCGGGGTGCAGAAGGACCTCAAGGGCACCGAGACCGAGATGGGCAAGCTCGAGAAGCAGGTCGATGCCCTGCAAAAAGAGCTGAAGAAAAGCGAATCCGAGCTGCAGCGACTCGATACCGAGAAAAAAAAACTCCAGAGCGCACGCACTGAACAGCAACAACTGATTGCCACCCAGGCCCGCGCGGCCTATCAGAACGGTCGCCAGGAATATCTCAAGCTGCTGCTCAACCAGCAGAACCCGGAGAAATTCGCCCGCACCCTGACTTATTACGACTACCTCAGCCAGGCGCGCATGGAGCAGTTGAAGAACTTCAACGAAACCCTGCGCCAACTGGCCAATGTCGAGCAGGACATCGCCCTGCAGCAAGCCCAACTGCTGGTCCAGAAAAGCAGCCTCGACAGCCAGCGCGACGAGCTGGACAAGGTCCGCAAGGAGCGCCAGCAAGTGCTGGCCAAGCTCAACACGGACGTCAAGGACCGCGACCAGAAGCTGCAGGCTCGCGAGCAGGACCAGGCCGACTTGTCGAAAGTCCTGAAAACCATTGAGGAAACCCTGGCACGCCAGGCCCGGGAGGCAGAAGAAGCGCGGCAAAAAGCGCTGATCGCCCAGCAGGAAGCGGAAAAAAAGCGTTTACGTGAGGCACAGGCCGCGGCAGACGCCCCGACCGATGCCCCACGCAAAATTACCCGACCGACACCCGGCGCCCTGGTCTCCAGCGCTGGCGAAACCTTCGGCGGGGCATTTTCTGCAACGCGGGGAAAACTTCCTTGGCCAGTTGATGGTCGATTGCTTGCCCGCTTTGGTGAAAGTCGCGGCGACGATGCCCGCACCAAGTGGGACGGCGTGATGATCAGCGCCTCCGCTGGCAGCCAGGTGCATGCCGTGCACGGCGGACGCGTGGTGTTCGCCGACTGGTTGCGGGGCGCCGGCTTGCTGGTGATTCTCGACCACGGCAACGGCTTCTTGAGCTTGTACGGCCACAATCAGACGCTGCTCAAATCGGCTGGCGACGTGGTCAAGGCCGGCGAGTCCATCTCCACTGTCGGTAACAGTGGCGGCCAGGACACGCCCGCGCTGTATTTCGCTATTCGTCAGCAGGGTCACCCGAGTGATCCGGCACAATGGTGCCGTGCGCAAGGATAA
- a CDS encoding substrate-binding periplasmic protein: MLRRLFLVLASTSLLFCGVLRAAEKTDIDLVLLTENFPPYNMAKNGKNFAQDENINGIAVDIVREILKRANITYSLTLRFPWERVYKLALENPGYGVFVMARLPDRENLFKWVGPIGPDDWIMLAKADSKITLQTLEDARKYKIGAYKGDAIAETLAKQGLKPIVVLRDQDNAKKLLNGQIDLWATGDPAGRYLARQDGVTGLKTVLRFHSAQLYLALNREVPDETVAKLQAALDQLRKEGGVDEIMGRYL; this comes from the coding sequence ATGCTCAGACGCCTTTTCCTCGTTCTTGCCAGTACTTCGTTACTGTTCTGCGGCGTGCTACGGGCTGCTGAAAAAACCGATATCGACCTGGTCTTGCTGACGGAAAACTTCCCGCCCTACAACATGGCGAAGAACGGCAAGAACTTCGCTCAGGACGAGAACATCAATGGCATCGCCGTGGACATCGTTCGCGAGATATTAAAGCGGGCCAACATCACCTACAGCCTGACCCTGCGTTTCCCCTGGGAGCGAGTCTACAAACTCGCCCTGGAAAATCCCGGATACGGGGTGTTCGTCATGGCGCGCTTGCCCGACCGCGAAAACCTCTTCAAGTGGGTCGGCCCTATTGGTCCGGACGACTGGATCATGCTGGCCAAGGCCGACAGCAAAATCACCCTGCAGACCCTGGAAGATGCGCGCAAATACAAGATCGGCGCCTACAAGGGCGACGCCATCGCCGAGACATTGGCCAAGCAGGGACTCAAGCCGATCGTGGTGCTGCGCGATCAGGACAACGCGAAAAAACTGCTTAATGGCCAGATTGACCTGTGGGCCACCGGGGACCCTGCCGGGCGCTATCTGGCGCGCCAGGACGGGGTCACGGGCCTCAAGACGGTCCTGCGTTTCCACAGCGCGCAGTTGTATCTGGCGTTGAACCGCGAGGTGCCTGACGAAACCGTCGCCAAACTGCAGGCTGCGCTCGATCAGTTGCGCAAGGAAGGCGGGGTCGACGAGATCATGGGGCGATATCTGTAG
- a CDS encoding divergent polysaccharide deacetylase family protein, translated as MRLRLLLGLLCCLAGVAHATPGQAPPHKAYLSLIIDDLGQNLPRDRRVLALPGPVTAAIMPDTPHAAEFAREAHRAGKIVILHMPMDPATGPFAWHPELPVEELRKRLDAAFKAVPFTAGINNHMGSRMTAQRPAMAWLMAELQRRHKLFVDSRTSAQTVAAAEAQKIGLASASRDVFLDDERTEAAIYNQLQSAISLARKQGSAVMIGHPYPQTLAVLERELPKLKAQGIDWIDIRQMISVRGNRAMTAHGKDGIYR; from the coding sequence ATGCGCCTGCGGTTGCTCCTCGGCCTGCTGTGCTGCCTGGCCGGCGTTGCCCATGCAACGCCCGGGCAGGCGCCACCCCACAAGGCCTACCTGAGCCTGATCATCGATGACCTGGGGCAGAACCTGCCCCGGGACCGCCGCGTGCTGGCGCTGCCCGGACCAGTCACCGCAGCGATCATGCCCGACACCCCCCACGCCGCTGAATTTGCCCGCGAGGCCCACCGCGCTGGCAAGATCGTCATCCTGCACATGCCCATGGACCCGGCCACCGGCCCGTTCGCCTGGCACCCCGAACTGCCCGTCGAAGAACTGCGCAAGCGCCTGGACGCCGCGTTCAAGGCCGTCCCCTTCACCGCCGGCATCAACAATCACATGGGCAGCCGCATGACCGCCCAGCGACCGGCCATGGCCTGGTTGATGGCCGAGCTGCAACGCCGGCACAAGCTTTTCGTCGACAGCCGCACCAGCGCCCAGACCGTCGCCGCCGCCGAGGCGCAGAAGATCGGCCTGGCCAGCGCTTCACGGGATGTGTTCCTCGACGACGAACGCACCGAAGCAGCGATCTACAACCAACTGCAGAGCGCCATAAGCCTGGCGCGCAAACAGGGTTCGGCGGTGATGATCGGCCATCCCTACCCGCAGACCCTGGCAGTGCTGGAACGCGAGCTGCCCAAGCTCAAGGCCCAGGGCATCGACTGGATTGATATCCGGCAGATGATCAGCGTGCGCGGCAATCGCGCCATGACTGCCCATGGCAAAGATGGGATTTATCGCTAA